A single Streptomyces sp. 2114.4 DNA region contains:
- a CDS encoding VOC family protein yields the protein MSEEMYRHEIAHLARVELHTPDPDGTLWFFKDLLGMYETRREGQSVYLRGYEDPYQWSLKITEGPEPRMDHAALRTSSPEALERRVKSMRDANQDGKWTEDEFGYGKTYEFHTPDGHNMSLLWEAEKYKSPPELRSKILSRPSKKPLQGLPVKRIDHLNLLASDVTPVKQSFERHLGLRTNERVVDGSVETGVWMSSSLLSHDVAVMRDARGARGRLHHVAFYYGVQQHTIDAAEMFRDYDITIEAGPDRHGITQSSFLYVFEPGGNRIELFGDPGILILEPDFETRTWTMDQIDTGTAIGGTNLPQETYFTYGTPPVGPDPDADADAASDSPRR from the coding sequence ATGAGCGAAGAGATGTACCGCCACGAGATCGCCCACTTGGCGCGGGTGGAATTACACACACCGGACCCGGACGGCACGCTCTGGTTCTTCAAGGACCTGCTGGGCATGTACGAGACGAGGCGCGAGGGGCAGTCCGTCTACCTGCGGGGCTATGAGGACCCGTACCAGTGGAGCCTGAAGATCACCGAGGGGCCGGAGCCCCGGATGGACCACGCCGCGCTGCGGACCTCGTCGCCGGAGGCCCTGGAGCGCCGCGTCAAGTCGATGCGGGACGCGAACCAGGACGGCAAATGGACCGAGGACGAGTTCGGTTACGGCAAGACCTACGAGTTCCACACGCCCGACGGCCATAACATGTCCCTGCTGTGGGAGGCCGAGAAGTACAAGTCCCCGCCGGAGCTGCGGAGCAAGATCCTCAGCCGGCCGTCGAAGAAGCCGCTGCAGGGCCTGCCGGTCAAGCGGATCGACCACCTCAACCTGCTGGCCAGCGACGTCACACCGGTCAAGCAGTCCTTCGAGCGCCACCTCGGTCTGCGGACCAATGAGCGGGTGGTCGACGGCAGTGTCGAGACCGGTGTGTGGATGAGCAGCAGCCTCCTCAGCCATGACGTCGCCGTCATGCGGGACGCGCGGGGAGCCCGCGGCCGGCTGCACCACGTCGCCTTCTACTACGGAGTGCAGCAGCACACCATCGACGCGGCCGAGATGTTCCGGGACTACGACATCACCATCGAGGCGGGCCCGGACCGGCACGGCATCACCCAGAGCTCCTTCCTGTACGTCTTCGAGCCCGGCGGCAACCGGATCGAGCTGTTCGGCGACCCGGGAATCCTGATCCTCGAACCGGACTTCGAGACCCGTACCTGGACGATGGATCAGATCGACACGGGGACGGCGATCGGCGGCACGAACCTGCCGCAGGAGACCTACTTCACCTACGGCACCCCGCCCGTCGGCCCGGATCCGGATGCGGACGCGGACGCAGCCTCGGACTCTCCCCGGCGGTAA
- a CDS encoding Nramp family divalent metal transporter, which translates to MTTAEMTTASVEQRAHSEVKRTRRAFYGPAFVAAVAYVDPGNFATNFQAGAKFGYLLVWVLVVANAVAMFIQYLSSKIGLATGTDLSTLCRRSLPRPVSRILWVQAELVVIATDLAEFVGAAIGLNLLFGVRLFPAGVATAVISFAVLALQRRGYRPFEVAITFLLSLIGFGFLYQLFALGGQSPAGIAAGMVPRLAGTASLTLAVGIIGATVMPHVIYLHSAITAQRLSPRTPHAKRVALRSLRIDCVSGLGLAGLINLAMFCVAVALFHRRGGDYSGSLQAAHHSLGQTVSGMAALAFAVALLASGLSSSGVGTYAGQVVMQGFLRRRIPLLLRRGITMAPALIALAAGFSPDSVLVISQVVLSFGIPFALVPLVMFTRSRELMGDYVNRPLTTGIGAVLAFVLSGLNLYLLGQILLG; encoded by the coding sequence ATGACCACAGCCGAGATGACCACGGCCTCGGTGGAGCAGCGCGCCCACAGCGAGGTGAAGCGAACCCGACGTGCCTTCTACGGGCCCGCGTTCGTCGCCGCGGTGGCGTACGTCGACCCCGGTAACTTCGCGACGAACTTCCAGGCGGGCGCCAAATTCGGCTATCTGCTGGTGTGGGTCCTGGTGGTCGCGAATGCCGTCGCCATGTTCATCCAGTACCTCTCCTCGAAGATCGGCCTGGCGACCGGGACGGACCTGTCGACCCTGTGCCGCCGCAGCCTGCCGCGCCCGGTGTCACGGATCCTGTGGGTGCAGGCCGAACTGGTCGTCATCGCCACGGACCTGGCGGAATTCGTCGGCGCCGCCATCGGCCTCAACCTGCTCTTCGGGGTGCGGCTCTTCCCCGCGGGCGTCGCCACCGCGGTGATCAGCTTTGCGGTGCTCGCCCTCCAGCGCCGCGGCTACCGTCCCTTCGAGGTCGCCATCACCTTCCTGCTCTCGCTGATCGGTTTCGGCTTCCTCTACCAGCTGTTCGCGCTGGGCGGCCAGTCGCCGGCGGGCATCGCGGCGGGCATGGTGCCCCGTCTCGCGGGCACCGCATCCCTCACCCTGGCGGTCGGCATCATCGGCGCCACGGTCATGCCGCACGTCATCTATCTGCACTCCGCCATCACCGCACAGCGGCTCTCGCCGCGCACCCCCCACGCCAAGCGGGTCGCCCTGCGCAGCCTGCGGATCGACTGTGTCTCGGGCCTCGGTCTGGCGGGACTGATCAACCTGGCGATGTTCTGTGTCGCCGTCGCCCTGTTCCACCGGCGCGGCGGTGACTACAGCGGAAGCCTGCAGGCAGCTCACCACTCCCTCGGCCAGACCGTCAGCGGTATGGCCGCGCTGGCCTTCGCGGTGGCCCTGCTCGCCTCCGGGCTCTCCTCCTCCGGCGTGGGCACCTACGCCGGGCAGGTCGTCATGCAGGGATTCCTCCGCCGCCGGATTCCGTTGCTGCTGCGCCGCGGTATCACCATGGCGCCGGCCCTGATCGCCCTGGCGGCCGGGTTCTCACCGGACTCCGTGCTCGTCATCTCCCAGGTGGTGCTCTCCTTCGGCATCCCGTTCGCCCTCGTTCCCCTGGTGATGTTCACACGGAGCCGCGAGCTGATGGGGGACTACGTCAACAGGCCGCTCACCACCGGGATCGGAGCGGTCCTGGCTTTCGTCCTGTCCGGCCTCAACCTCTACCTGCTCGGCCAGATCCTCCTCGGCTGA
- a CDS encoding branched-chain amino acid transporter permease: protein MPSTGYIVSALVIVAAITFALRAVPFAFLGRLRSSHVTAFLSQHMPAGIMVILVIYLLRGVDVTTSPYGLTEATGIAVTAGLYLWRRNVLLSIFAGTAAYVLLLHFLPTAQG, encoded by the coding sequence ATGCCTAGCACCGGATACATCGTCTCGGCGCTGGTGATCGTCGCGGCCATCACCTTCGCCCTGCGGGCCGTCCCCTTCGCCTTCCTCGGGCGGCTGCGCTCGTCACACGTGACCGCCTTCCTGTCCCAGCACATGCCGGCCGGAATCATGGTGATCCTGGTCATCTACCTGCTGCGCGGTGTCGACGTCACCACCAGCCCCTACGGACTGACCGAAGCAACGGGCATCGCCGTGACGGCCGGACTGTACCTGTGGCGGCGCAATGTGCTGCTGAGCATCTTCGCGGGCACCGCGGCGTATGTGCTGCTCCTGCACTTCCTCCCGACGGCACAGGGCTGA
- a CDS encoding AzlC family ABC transporter permease codes for MSSHMRTARGEPAPPQDRKRASDIRQALAETLPVGVGMFSLGITFGLLVVQSGLAWWWTPLFSGLIYAGSLEFLLVGMLMAASPLVSIALTTLLVNFRHVFYSLSFPLHRVRGKVAKTYAVFALIDEAYALTATRPADSFSSLRIIATQVSLQSYWVGGGLVGALTGRALPTIDGLDFTLTSLFTVLAIEACRSGRDLPAPLLAAGCGLFAQLVAPGQMLVVAMTLYVLALLVRYRFTRPQEHTNA; via the coding sequence ATGTCATCACACATGCGTACGGCACGCGGCGAGCCTGCTCCGCCGCAGGACAGGAAGAGAGCGTCCGACATCCGTCAGGCGCTGGCGGAGACCCTGCCGGTCGGCGTGGGGATGTTCTCCTTAGGGATCACCTTTGGGCTGCTGGTCGTGCAGTCGGGGCTCGCCTGGTGGTGGACGCCCCTGTTCAGCGGGTTGATTTACGCCGGCTCGCTGGAGTTCCTGCTGGTCGGCATGCTGATGGCCGCGAGTCCGCTGGTCTCGATCGCCTTGACCACGCTGCTGGTCAATTTCCGGCATGTCTTCTACAGCCTGTCGTTCCCGCTGCACCGTGTCCGGGGCAAAGTCGCCAAGACCTACGCGGTGTTCGCCCTGATCGACGAGGCCTATGCGCTCACCGCGACGCGGCCGGCCGACTCCTTCAGCAGCCTGCGGATCATCGCGACTCAGGTGTCGCTGCAGTCCTACTGGGTCGGGGGCGGGCTGGTCGGGGCGCTGACCGGTCGGGCTCTGCCCACGATCGACGGGCTGGACTTCACGTTGACCTCGTTGTTCACCGTGCTGGCGATCGAGGCGTGCCGCTCGGGACGGGACCTGCCCGCTCCGCTTCTGGCCGCGGGATGCGGCCTCTTCGCCCAGCTGGTGGCGCCCGGCCAGATGCTCGTGGTGGCGATGACTCTCTACGTACTCGCGCTGCTCGTGCGCTACCGCTTCACCCGGCCCCAGGAGCACACCAATGCCTAG
- a CDS encoding aminoglycoside 3'-phosphotransferase — MIATPPTGPVTPPRVVTELAAGRPARAVWKNELGGLTFQVGLGDTRQFVKWTPAGSGIDLAAEVARLRWAARFIVVPRVLGEGSDRTGSWIVTHGLPGRMAVDDRWKRDPGTAVRAIGSGLRALHDALPVANCPFDWSAEARLEAVRSRAAAGRIDPADWPEDLQHFGTVERALGVLTDIPPVDRLVVCHGDACAPNTLVGDDGTCTGHVDLGTLGVADRWADLAIATWSTQWNYGPGWEEPLLKAYGVEPDPERTRYYRLLWELSD, encoded by the coding sequence ATGATCGCCACCCCGCCCACCGGCCCTGTCACGCCTCCACGCGTCGTGACCGAGCTCGCGGCGGGGCGGCCGGCACGGGCCGTGTGGAAGAACGAACTCGGCGGGCTGACCTTTCAAGTCGGCCTGGGCGACACACGGCAGTTCGTGAAGTGGACACCGGCCGGCAGCGGCATCGACCTTGCGGCCGAGGTGGCACGCCTGCGGTGGGCAGCGAGGTTCATCGTGGTGCCGCGGGTACTCGGTGAGGGCTCTGACCGAACCGGGTCCTGGATCGTCACCCATGGCTTGCCCGGACGCATGGCGGTGGACGACCGGTGGAAGCGCGACCCCGGCACCGCGGTGCGCGCGATCGGCTCCGGGCTGCGCGCCCTTCATGACGCGCTGCCCGTCGCGAACTGCCCGTTCGACTGGTCCGCGGAAGCGCGCCTGGAGGCCGTTCGGTCACGAGCGGCGGCGGGCCGGATCGATCCGGCGGACTGGCCTGAAGACCTTCAGCACTTCGGAACGGTCGAGCGCGCGCTCGGCGTGCTCACCGACATCCCGCCGGTCGACCGGCTCGTCGTCTGCCATGGCGACGCCTGCGCTCCCAACACGCTGGTCGGCGACGACGGCACCTGTACCGGACACGTCGACCTCGGCACGCTCGGTGTCGCGGACCGCTGGGCCGACCTCGCCATCGCCACGTGGAGCACGCAGTGGAACTACGGTCCGGGATGGGAAGAGCCGCTGCTCAAAGCCTACGGCGTCGAGCCGGACCCGGAACGGACCAGGTATTACCGGCTGTTGTGGGAACTGTCGGACTGA
- a CDS encoding glyoxalase superfamily protein → MDEEVIPILRVEHAAAAVAWYERLGFAKQWEHRFEPGLPAFVEVARGGVRLFLSEHEGDARPDTLVYLRIRDVEAIASEFGVQVKDAPWAREIELRDPDGNRLRIGTPAE, encoded by the coding sequence ATGGACGAAGAAGTCATTCCCATTCTTCGCGTCGAGCACGCTGCGGCGGCGGTCGCTTGGTACGAGCGGCTGGGCTTCGCCAAGCAGTGGGAACACCGCTTCGAGCCGGGACTTCCCGCGTTCGTCGAGGTCGCCCGGGGCGGGGTGCGGCTGTTCTTGTCGGAGCACGAGGGCGACGCCCGTCCCGACACGTTGGTCTACCTCCGCATTCGTGATGTCGAGGCCATCGCCTCCGAGTTCGGTGTGCAGGTGAAGGATGCTCCGTGGGCGCGTGAGATTGAGCTGCGTGACCCTGACGGCAACCGGCTGCGGATCGGCACGCCGGCGGAATGA
- a CDS encoding DedA family protein, with product MDRVALTAAGLYAIVLLRAGGTFAVGRLAGAGARRGRLAERISTARFRRAERAIQRWGAPVVAVSFLTVGFQTAANFLAGSMRMPLSRYLPALFVGGAGWALVYATAGIGALELLARLSAGQTAIGVAAVAAFLLGVCGVVVYRGRKAAAAPRNAAADES from the coding sequence GTGGATAGGGTCGCGCTCACAGCCGCCGGTCTCTACGCCATCGTCCTGCTGCGCGCCGGAGGGACCTTCGCCGTTGGCCGGCTCGCCGGGGCCGGTGCCAGGCGCGGCAGGCTCGCGGAGCGGATCTCCACGGCCAGGTTCCGGCGCGCCGAACGGGCGATCCAGCGGTGGGGCGCACCGGTGGTGGCCGTCTCCTTCCTGACCGTCGGGTTCCAGACCGCTGCCAACTTCCTCGCGGGGAGTATGCGTATGCCCCTGTCGCGCTACCTCCCGGCCCTGTTCGTGGGCGGAGCGGGCTGGGCGCTGGTCTACGCGACGGCCGGGATCGGCGCGCTGGAACTGCTGGCAAGGCTTTCTGCCGGGCAGACGGCGATCGGCGTGGCCGCGGTCGCCGCCTTTCTCCTCGGGGTATGCGGCGTGGTGGTGTACCGGGGCAGAAAAGCGGCTGCGGCCCCTCGCAATGCCGCGGCAGACGAATCCTGA
- a CDS encoding ArsC/Spx/MgsR family protein produces MEIWINPACSKCQSALSVLDAEQAQYTVRRYLEDPPTVQELDTVLQRLALEPWDITRLGEPVAVELDLAAWPREPADRTRWIATLTAHPTLIQRPIITADDGTAVVGRSPESVRSVLP; encoded by the coding sequence ATGGAAATCTGGATCAATCCCGCCTGCTCCAAGTGCCAGTCCGCGCTGTCCGTGCTCGACGCGGAACAGGCGCAGTACACGGTGCGGCGCTACCTGGAAGACCCGCCGACCGTGCAGGAACTCGACACGGTCCTGCAGCGCCTGGCGCTGGAGCCGTGGGACATCACGCGCCTTGGCGAACCGGTCGCCGTCGAACTGGACCTCGCAGCGTGGCCGCGCGAACCGGCGGACCGTACCCGGTGGATCGCGACACTGACCGCCCACCCCACGCTGATTCAGCGCCCGATCATCACGGCCGACGACGGCACTGCGGTGGTGGGCCGGTCACCGGAGTCGGTGCGCTCCGTCTTGCCGTAG
- the folE gene encoding GTP cyclohydrolase I FolE — MPAPAALRVVHETDGTDLAAAERAAGQFLQALGISTDTESLRGTPGRMARAYAELFSPRPFDLTTFPNDEGYDELVLARSIPVRSVCEHHLLPFVGTAHVGYLPGRRILGLSKLARVVEHFACRPQVQERLTKQVADWLQNQLEPKGVGVVIEAEHTCMTLRGVQATGSSTLTSTLLGSLRSDARSRSEFLALAGLT; from the coding sequence ATGCCCGCGCCGGCCGCGCTGCGTGTCGTCCACGAAACCGACGGCACCGACCTGGCCGCCGCCGAACGCGCCGCCGGACAGTTCCTGCAGGCTCTCGGCATCAGTACCGACACCGAGAGTCTGCGCGGGACGCCCGGGCGCATGGCGCGCGCCTACGCCGAGCTGTTCAGCCCCCGCCCGTTCGACTTGACCACCTTCCCGAACGACGAGGGCTACGACGAACTCGTCCTGGCCCGCAGCATTCCCGTGCGCTCGGTGTGCGAGCACCACCTGCTGCCGTTCGTCGGCACCGCCCACGTCGGCTACCTGCCGGGCCGGCGGATCCTCGGCCTGTCGAAACTGGCCCGAGTCGTCGAGCACTTCGCCTGCCGCCCGCAGGTCCAAGAACGCCTCACCAAACAGGTCGCCGACTGGCTGCAGAACCAGCTGGAGCCCAAGGGCGTAGGCGTCGTCATCGAAGCCGAACACACCTGCATGACCCTGCGCGGCGTGCAGGCCACCGGCTCCAGCACCCTCACCTCCACCCTCCTGGGCTCCCTCCGCAGCGACGCCCGCTCCCGCAGCGAGTTCCTGGCCCTGGCCGGCCTCACCTGA
- a CDS encoding DUF2231 domain-containing protein — translation MVDASHEYAKRPVSAALAGPYGHPFHPILVTVPIGAWVGSLVFDIASHLVRDPDFLVRGAMWLIALGVIGALAAALVGFLDLFAIPPGTRAFRVGLVHTMLNLLVTTAYAANFLWRHADHSSDAGVGGGMLALNAVSLVALGFSGYLGGKLAYRYGVRVAAETTQAEGFVPTHAPPGPTD, via the coding sequence ATGGTGGATGCGTCGCATGAGTACGCCAAGCGGCCGGTGAGTGCTGCGCTGGCCGGACCGTACGGGCACCCGTTCCATCCGATCCTGGTCACCGTCCCGATCGGGGCATGGGTGGGCAGCCTGGTCTTCGACATCGCCTCGCATCTCGTCCGGGACCCGGACTTCCTGGTCCGCGGGGCGATGTGGCTGATCGCGCTCGGGGTGATCGGCGCGCTGGCCGCGGCCCTGGTCGGGTTCCTGGACCTGTTCGCCATCCCGCCGGGGACCCGGGCGTTCCGCGTCGGCCTTGTCCACACGATGCTGAACCTGCTGGTGACCACCGCCTACGCCGCCAATTTCCTGTGGCGGCACGCCGACCACAGCTCCGACGCCGGCGTGGGAGGCGGGATGCTCGCGCTGAACGCCGTGAGCCTCGTGGCCCTGGGGTTCTCGGGATATCTCGGCGGAAAGCTTGCCTACCGCTACGGCGTGCGGGTCGCCGCTGAGACCACCCAGGCCGAGGGCTTCGTCCCCACCCACGCCCCGCCAGGCCCTACCGACTGA
- a CDS encoding metalloregulator ArsR/SmtB family transcription factor: protein MTSDEMPQTPAGDAAIESVSVLGEDSRRQMFAFIRRQRRPVTRDEAAASVGISRKLAAFHLDKLVDAGLLRARYESPGGIRKVGRQPKVYEPTDSHIHVSIPDRRHELLADLLLEAVLTEDDGESATHAAVRTAGRRGRELGETEREHLRPGRLGAERGLSVCERMLDQHGFEPVRETPTQLRLHNCPFHPLAAKAPELVCGMNHAFIAGYLQGLEVSGVEAVLAPRPGECCVQLGPTRG, encoded by the coding sequence GTGACCTCTGACGAAATGCCGCAGACTCCCGCAGGTGACGCGGCGATCGAGTCCGTCAGCGTCCTCGGCGAGGACTCCCGGCGGCAGATGTTCGCGTTCATCAGGCGTCAGCGCCGCCCCGTGACCCGCGACGAGGCCGCCGCCAGCGTGGGCATCTCGCGCAAGCTCGCCGCCTTCCACCTCGACAAGCTTGTGGACGCAGGCCTGCTGCGCGCCCGGTACGAATCACCCGGCGGAATCCGGAAGGTCGGCCGCCAGCCCAAGGTCTACGAACCCACCGACAGCCATATCCACGTCAGCATCCCCGACCGCCGCCACGAGCTGCTGGCCGATCTCCTGCTGGAGGCCGTCCTGACCGAGGACGACGGCGAATCCGCGACCCACGCCGCGGTGCGCACGGCCGGCCGGCGCGGCCGGGAACTGGGCGAGACCGAGCGGGAGCACCTCCGCCCCGGCCGACTCGGCGCGGAACGCGGCCTCAGCGTCTGCGAGCGGATGCTCGACCAGCACGGCTTCGAACCGGTCCGCGAAACCCCCACCCAACTCCGGCTGCACAACTGCCCGTTCCACCCCCTGGCCGCCAAGGCCCCCGAGCTGGTGTGCGGCATGAACCACGCCTTCATCGCCGGCTACCTGCAGGGCCTGGAGGTCAGCGGTGTAGAGGCTGTGCTGGCACCCCGCCCCGGGGAATGCTGCGTCCAGCTCGGCCCCACCCGGGGGTGA
- a CDS encoding DUF4231 domain-containing protein produces MVFRSSDAASLIGQRRYVRGTMWRLLLAVSAALCGALDHRAALIGLVTVFVATVCVEVWLLAERPEQAWYDGRALAESTKTLAWRYAVGGAPFPADLPPAEAHRRFHERLETLLREAPATSLAPVGSIAATDAMTALRSRSFADRKRAYLRSRIEDQQRWYTTKATGNITRARQWRLLLIAIEGLGLAAAILRLTGLLTFDLAGVLAAVLGAGSAWFAVRQYETLGRAYTFAATELSVVHQRLALAGDESWAQEVADAEEAISREHTMWRASRGAS; encoded by the coding sequence GTGGTTTTCCGGTCCTCGGACGCCGCGTCCCTCATCGGGCAGCGACGCTATGTCCGCGGCACGATGTGGCGGCTGCTGCTGGCGGTGTCCGCCGCCCTGTGCGGCGCCCTGGACCACCGCGCGGCTTTGATCGGTCTGGTGACGGTTTTCGTGGCGACGGTCTGCGTGGAGGTCTGGCTGCTCGCGGAGCGACCGGAACAGGCCTGGTACGACGGCAGGGCTCTGGCCGAGTCCACGAAGACCCTGGCCTGGCGCTACGCGGTGGGGGGCGCACCGTTCCCCGCCGATCTGCCGCCGGCCGAAGCCCATCGCCGCTTCCACGAGCGCCTGGAGACACTGCTGAGGGAAGCCCCTGCCACGAGCCTTGCCCCCGTGGGGTCGATCGCCGCCACAGATGCCATGACCGCTCTGCGGTCCCGTAGTTTCGCCGACCGCAAGCGGGCCTATCTGCGCTCTCGCATCGAGGACCAGCAACGGTGGTACACGACGAAGGCGACCGGGAACATCACCCGCGCGCGGCAATGGCGGCTGTTGCTCATCGCCATTGAGGGACTGGGACTGGCAGCGGCGATTCTGCGACTCACCGGCCTGCTGACCTTCGACTTGGCAGGAGTCCTCGCGGCCGTACTGGGTGCCGGCTCGGCATGGTTCGCGGTCCGGCAGTACGAGACGCTGGGGCGCGCCTACACCTTCGCTGCCACTGAACTGAGCGTCGTTCACCAGCGACTGGCGCTGGCAGGAGACGAGTCCTGGGCCCAAGAGGTGGCGGACGCGGAGGAGGCGATCAGCCGCGAGCACACCATGTGGCGGGCTTCTCGGGGGGCGAGCTGA